The stretch of DNA aagtatatatatatatatatatatatactaaccTAAAGGATTAGGTGTCAGTGTCATTACAGGTCATACTAACAGTAGACTAAATACAGAATAAAGGTGACCACTGAGGGGAAGAAGCTGTTCCTCAGCCTGCTGGTCCTGGAATGAAGAGTCCTGTAGCATCTTGCAGTTTTCACCATCTTTTGCAGTGCTTTCCGGTCCAGTTGCAATGTCATATCATGGTGCAAAATATCACAAAAAATGCAGTAGTGTTCCAAAAAAGGTTTTAAGTCATAGCATGGTACATTAAATATAGTCGCAAAAagtaatatattaaaaaaatatatagtatgttggaagAAAGTGGATAAAAAATCCTAGTAGGGGctgcctctagctcacccagtaagtgagtttgccccatgttggctgagtcctttgctgtatgtcatcCCTCAtctcatgtctatccactgtcactatctcataaaaaagaaagaaaagccccaaaaaaataatctttaagaaaaaaatttatagcatgttgaaaagagtgattaaaaaagccatagtatatagtatgtcgaaaaaagtcatagtatgtcggaaaaaagtcgaTGAAAAAATCATAGGAGCAGCCTCTAGTTCACCCGCTAAGTGAGTTTGCCCCAGGTTGGGTGAGTCCTGTAGCGGCGCTGGTTCGAATCGAACTTGTTGCCCTTTGCTAGGTGTCATCCCCCatccttcccccccccctttcctgtctatccactgtcactatctaattaaaggggaaaagcccccccaaaaaaaaatctttaaaaaaagttatagtatgttgaaagaagccATAGCATAGGcttgcattccacttaggagaggtcctggtattgtgcatgctgactcactgaaacagcttactgggacacttgatggaattgagccatcgttcaggttatcagtttcagctgtgcttttcctactatgacaagtcaaaaatgtctgctgtgaaagaggTCCATGGAGAGCAGCGAGATGTTTACCCCTCCagtgggggcgggacttaaatgTGCTCTCTTTGCTGAAAAAAGCTAAGCATACACTGTCCTTTTTGTGTTCCAGAATGCACCAACCAACAAGCTCCTCTATGCCAAAGACATCCCAAAGTTTAAACAGGAAGTCAAGGCTTACTACAAGCTGATCAGAGAACAGTCACCAATCACAGATTCTGAATTCAAGGAATTCCTGCAGGAAGAGTCAAAGGTAATGTCCAGTTCAGTCAATGAGTTCAGTACAACATCTTTACAAATTGGCACCATGAAGACTAGCAGTGAACGAATCCCTGTTTTTTTGGTTTCAGAAACATGAAAACGAGTTCAACGAAGCTGCAGCCCTCAGAGAGCTCTATAAATTCATTCAGCGATACTTCACAGAGGTCAGTTCTCAAGACTAgctcacacacttttttttttgtcttttgtacaTCACAAAAAGTAGTATAAGGTTATaagatataaataaaagtatttataCTTGTGGACTCAGGATCACGATAACCACAACTGGTTTTGCTTTTACATATCTTATCTGTGGGGTGGATCGAAGATGTTGACAGCAAAAGCCGAGAGTTGGTTCCCTTTTGAAACCATGAGTCACATGAGCGACACTTTTGTGTAGAGGAAATGAGATTTCTTTTGATTTCCCTCTGTTTCCTGTTGTCATGTCACCTGCGTAAAACCTTTTAATGAGAATAAAATGGCAGTATAATAGTCTTTACAGAGAACTCCTTAGTAAATTAAACATGTTCTAATGAGCTAAAATAATCCCACCAGTTTTTAAGTTAAAGAGGCTTGTTAAGTGCTGCATGTTTTGAGTGTAAGCCTGAGTCTTGTGTATAGGCGGTAATGTGCATCACGACAGACGGACAATTTTAATTGAAAGGTGTGTCTGTTGCACCCTACTGACATAACTTTGAGATTGAAGAAGTGGTGTTTTATTGCCTCCAAAATGTCTTACAATAGCTTTTTGGGGTATGTTTGCCTTTTCTACAGATCAAAGAGAAGCTGGACCAAAACGGAGCCCCTGCTGAGCTGACAGAACAACTACATCATGTTAAAAAATCATTTGATGGCCTAAAAAGCTGCTCCTGGAACTGAGCTTCAGTCCTTTTTACTCCCATGAAGTAACTGAATGACATGGTAAGATGAAAATGAGGTAAGAaaagcagagaggagctgctAATATGATTTCATGAGTCAAGGGGACGTTTTGTCACATCAGGGCAGAAGTGTGGAAAAAGCATGACGATACTGAAGTGAGGCACATAAAACATTATGCaattcttttatttaatcaacTACTCTGTATAAAACAAGTGGCTAACTGGTGTTGCTGCACTGCATTCAGAGCAAACATGTAAACAAAACCCCTCAATACAAATCAAACCCTGAGGATGTCATggtacattttgaaaatggcaaaATCCATTTTTATGTATATACACCAATAAATAATGcttctatttttttaataaaaaaaaaaaacaaaccctgcCCATGTCCTTGATGTGATCTCACTCTGTATTTTAACAGGAAATAGGGTGGGGATCAGAGATCAGGCAGGGGAGTGGGGTCCTGGCCCCTCTGCACCAGAGACCCCAGTtcctccagctgctgctgctgggcacTTTCCAGATCCTCGAGCCTGCGACGGAGCAAAGACAGCTCCCTCTGATGCTGCTCCTCCTGCCACACAGAGGGAAAAACAGCCTTCTTTACTCACTCTCACCAATACAGGCCTTGTTATGACATTCACTGGTTTCATTTCACACATGCATCCCTCTTCCTGTGTACTCATTCACACAATGGAAACCCATTTAGTATGACTGTGGGGAGTTTAACCAGTAAACCTCAGTTTACTATTTGGTGTTCATTTCTAACTTCAGATGCTCTACATAACATGTATACTGCTGCTTCTGATTTGACATTTTAGGAATGCCCTTTAACAACTCACACTGAGCTTATTGCATTTCGCTGGGTGTGtgacttaaagcgtaactctcgccaaaatgcaacctagggtctttttgtgaatgtacccaagTCAAAtgttcgtttaaaagcatatttaggacggaagcgccacttttaaagATTGACCGTATTGTCGttttttggtcaaatggccttttgaatgggagtgctaggggcacttttatgctagcctcaaaacagctattttaaaaaccctaagaaggctcgacacaacatgaaactttgcttcaaGTATCACCATGAACCTATTAGATAACCTATGAACCTTTTAGTAAACTcagggtacacaaacaatgttgtcaatgctttcgttaaggtgtagagcccatGGTgatgtgtcgagccttcttagggttttaaaaatagctattttgaggctagcataaaagtggccctagcactcccattcaaaaggccatttgaccaaaaaaacgacaatacagtaaatcttaaaagtgacgctccgtcctaaatatgcttttaaaacgaaagtttgactctggtacattcacaaaaagaccctaggtggcattttggcgagagttatgcTTTAACCTGTGTTATTGCATTCTGGTGTAAAAACTGCTCTCTGTGCATCTTCCATTCAACTATTTACATGGCCTTATCATACTTACTGGTATGTTGGCTAAGGGTCCCTCAGACccaaggaggaggaagggggtgGGTGAGGTTAGGAAGTGGGGGCCAGCACTGTAGGGACCCTGGCCACCCAATAGGAGGCGTCGAAACTCATTATTTCGTCGCTGCAGCTCCTTCAATCGCCTATTGAGTTGAGCGTGCTCCTCTGAGAAAGATGAACGTCTGGACAGGGAGGGAAAAAGAAATGGGTGTTATCCAGACATGCCTGTAATTGGAGTTTCCTGATGTAAACCTATCTTGTATGGatgaataaaaagacaaaaagtgaAGTGTGTTGAATATTTCACACAGGTCTTCACTTTCCACAAGAAATATCAAAAGAGCTAGGTGACATTAGAGTTCCTGCCAGGTTAGCTTAACtattatttcattcataaaaatgaGACTTAAAGCTTACTTTTTGGCTGCGGCAGCTTCCAGTTCCAGCTCTTCTATCTTGGCCTCCCGCAACAGGATCTTCTCTTGCAGTCTCTTCTCTTTGTTCTCTGTCAGTGTTTTTctctgagacagagagacaaatacAAGTTTTTGCCATTTCAacttggaccctattttccttcttttttgtgtgtaagtggcTGCTGTGAACAATctctgaaattggtccagtatatTGCTGCAATTGCAAAACAAGTTACAATGTGAATTTTTGGattgcgcaccttcaatttacaTACACAAAGGGCCAGATTATTGTTCCAGGTGTCTGACAACGTTAAACCCTtcatttacagatttacatgtaGAAATATGCTGgatctatacatgctaaaagggttgtttatttgaatggagtctggtgggtttagcactaACGCTCTTGGAGCCATTTCTGGCTGGAACAAAAAGTTCTATCTCTGtaaggatcctttccataatgttgacaCTTAGAATACCTATCTGAGCCCGTCAGTGACAAAGACAGCACTTTCAGTAGACAAAATTggcgatgcacatttgccccataggatTACATTGCACCCCAGTTTGCAGCTgacggttacagcgttctcgctcaatactggaccaatttcaaagatttttgttcacattagtcacttaaaTACAAATGCATGGgcaaatagggtccaggttgaaaacaaactaaaacGAAATGACCCTTTAAGACCATGTCAATGTTACAATGCTAAAAATCACACCAAGATAATATGGGCTCACAGAGTCCTCTTGAGAACTCCTACATACTAACCCTATTCTGGACAAAAATAGGGAGGTAACACGTAGCGCAAACAAACCTCTTTGAAAAGTATTTGATGCATTCTCACAAACTGCTGAAAGTGAAGACATTGGAATGAGCAGCAGTACCTTCTTCTGGGCCACCGCTGCCCTCTGCAGTTTCTCTTTGTTCTGAGAGTATTTCTGCTGCAGTTCAGCTTCTCGCTCCTGCAGCTGGTGTTTCTCCTCCAGCCACTCAACCCGACGGTCCTCCACCAGTCTGGAGGAGGAACAACACACCGAGAGTAGAAAAGGGGGAAGAACAGAGTATTTTAAttgagggaggggaggggagggggtaaTTAAAGCATTGCGTTATTTCAAGATGCATGATTTAATGTTAAAGCAATTCTCTAACAAAGGGAAGCAGACAGAGGGTGAGCAGCTCTGTTTAGCAGGATTATTTGAAGACCGACCAGCAGACGTACCTCTCTGCCTCTTGTTGGCTCCTCTCAGCCTGGGCTCGGGCGGTCCTCAGATCCTCCCTGAGTCTGTCTAGTGTTTCTCTCAGGCGCTGGTTTGTCTCCATCAGGTCACTTTCAGAGTGAGACAGCGTCCCTAGCTGGACACCCAGTTCCTGGTTCTGCTGTTGGGTCAAACAAAGATCAGCCATTCAAACTCCCCACGGCTTTGCTGAACGCACAGGGTTCCCGCGGGTCCTTAACAagtcttaaaatgtcaaattaaatTTTGTGAAATGACGATCATAAGGTCTTCAATTTACTGTAAATTTGTATGTAGGTATTAAATTAGTGGACCGTGTTTTTAAGATGATGGGGTAATTTGTCACTGATCAATGTAAACAGTATAGGTTTAATATTATGTTGATAGCCAGTAAGAAAGCCCTCACAAGAAAGTGGTTGACAACTGATGTACCCAAGGTTGAAGATTGGTTCGAGGTTATCTACGACATTTATGTGATGGAGAAGCTCACTTTTACTGTAAGACTTGAACGAGATACATTTAAAAACCGTTGGGCATCCTGGGTTGACTCGATATCCTCACTTACATCAGACTTTACTAATTCATAATGATCTCATTTTTACATCTACTCCCCATGTTTGGTTTAAGCTACtcattcacataaaaaaaaaaaaaaaagaatctccAAGAGTACATATTTTCATCTTTTCTTTCATACTAACTGTGTTTtcaccattttatttattgtctaCTTGTAcaaccaattttttttatttttttatttttcctctcactcatttattttctctggaTTTTCAATTATGTTTAAGTATTTCATTCCATTCTTTTCTAtgtacatattatatattttatcttCAAATCAGAAAAATATGCATATTTGTTGTGCTGCATTATGTACACCAATGTAttcctaataaaataaaaaaaaagcattacatttgaaaaaaaagaaaagaaaaaagaaatggtgCACGCAACCCTGATGCAGGAAATAACACATTTAGGTAGTTGAAGTCGACTTACCTGCTGTAGGTCAGCAACCTCTGCTTTCTGTCTCTCAAGCTCCTCAAGCTGTGAGCTTTGCTGCTGAAGTTTGCttctgtaaaaacaaacatttttcattaataatacaaataagGATCTTATACCTAACTTGAATTTTGTGCTGTAATTTTCACTCGATAAAAATCACTAAAtaataggggtggtacggttcatgaaaaaacacccgaaccgctcggttcgctagtctcggttcggagcatgtgtgtaccgcacggttcgtcagtacactgttaagctgcactaacctcttactgccgtagtgcccactttatacacctatgttaaaacacttactggaaatgacgagcgggatgggcgtgataaacgcaacccatggcagctgattggacgatcacgtcacatgggtctggctggtccctaatttcagaacagactgtcatggcggcttgttcagaatacgatttcatattgtactaaaatagttcaccgaaacgtgtttctgaaaacattttaagcgagaaataggccatgcagttgctgaatctgtcttcatttcagatcgacaaaggtcagtttaaaagattttcgtcagattttgagagacaccggaGCCGACCCGCCTCAAGTGGGTAgagccgctgcaggtcacgtcacgtcacctgcagaaatgtccagtgggagagaggctgcccggAGCTGGAGGAtacgccagcgtcgtttatagtctggtgtgtgggaacattttggatttcatggtacctatgatgaaataaaacaatatatagaactgccactgtgtgcacgttttgtgtaacatgcattcaatatgctaattttagctatatatatcatatgctgaagtatattctggagtgttaaagattaaaagaaaaaataacaagaaccgtactgaaccgaaaaccgtgaccctaaaaccgtgatacgaaccgaaccgtgggttttgtgaaccgtaccacccctactaaaTAATGGTGTAGAAGAAGAACCCTAACAAGCTAGCTCAAGTCTAAGCTTGACACCATTTGTTTAGGGCAGTTGCCCACATACATTTGCATAGGAACAGAATCTGGGGCAAAGAGGCTAACAAGGAAACAGAAGAGGCTTTTGAACTATGTCACAGGGCCAACAAACCGACATTATGTGCCCTAATCTCACAAACTCTAGTTTcctttcatttaaaaagcacTAAATCTATAGGTAGTTATAATGTCAACACTTAGCTAAAACAAAGCAGACAACAATGTTGGATATTAAATAAACCTGTTGATTGTAACATTCCAACATTCAGTAGAAAGCTGACCTCAGGTTTTGTAGTTCCTTGCGGGCTGACTCCTCTCCTTGTTGGGTGCTACGAAGGCGCTCCTCCCATTCCTCCATCTGGGCCTGGTCTGTAGCATCCTGCAGGGCCCTCTGCTGTTCCAGAGCAGCAAGACGgttctccacctccaacctaACAACCGAAAACAATAGAAAatcctatcaaaataaatgtacaCTAGCAGAAATATCAGAAGGAAAAATATGAGTTGCACAGTGGTAATAGAAATTATCTTTCAGATGCTTTATTGTACCAATGAGGCATTGAAATTGTCCAAGTTGTTGGAATGATTGATGGCATCTTCCAATCTTTTCCACAGATTCAACCCTCCTCTTATCACACTGCTGTCACCAGGTGACTGATATcagtaactgaaataaaacaaaggTGATTCTCACTTTTCCTCGTGCAAGGTTGCAGTTTTGCGGAACTCCTCCTCGCGGGCGGACTGGACCTTCCTGACCaactccctctctttctccagcAGAACTTCCTTGTGTCGTGCCACTGCAGCCTTCAACACCTCCACGTCTGCCTGCAGACCTGAGACACACGAGTTATGACAATCTGAGGGGATGGGGTTgatacattgttaaaaaaaaaataataaaaaaattaaaaaaatgtataaacatgGTATATTCTTCTTTAGAGACAAAGCATACATATAACCTGAGATGTGAAAGTCTGGATGAGTAGATTTATTTGTAAATAAACTCTTGACTATTCATTATCATAAGAAACAAAGTACAACATGGAATCTGTTGGTCTGTCAACGTAGCGCTTACTTTGTAttgaataataattaaaaaagagaagaaaaaaataaatatatattaaatatggagACAAGCAGAAAGCCATTAGCTTGTActgtagaggtgtgtgtgtgtgtgtgtgtgttctccataCCATCAATCTGTCCCTGCAGTgcgtctctctccctctccaacTCCCCTTTGGAGCGTGCACACTCCAGTTTGACACTGGCCAACTCCAGTTTATGTGAATGCTTCAGGCTTTCAATCTGAGAACCAGAAAACCCATAACTAGGTAAGCTCAGATCTGTTTTTTTCAGGCTGTTTCTCAATGTGTatgtagagctgtaacaattccaaatgttgctgtacagttaattgtctcagaaataattgcaattaacaatataattgtttctttcagtcaaattaaaaaatatattactttttcaaacgAATTCAAGTTTTGAATGAACCCCAGGACACACAttttggttatatcactgtcatgtgacctaTATAATTAAAGTACACACAAACTCTATGAAAGTCAAGTTATTGACCTTATTTTTATGACTatataaagacaaaagaaaaaactaaaaacggAAATTTAAAATCGGACAGAAATGTATTGAAAGCACAGAgaacaataattaaaaatactttTGGCAATTGTTATTTCAAGTCTTGGCAGTCAGgggaaacaaaaatgtaatctgtaactaaacacaaattaaaactTACCAAAAAACTCCATACGCATTTATCCAAAAAGTTTTGTCATTTCCAATGCATTTTCTGTCTGCTATGACACATCAGTGAATCCCACTCATTTTCACACCCAGGGCTTTATCTGACCTGCCTGTGTCTgcctacatacacatacaatccCTCCTGCTTGTATCGGGTTAGGGTTATCTATTGGCTGAGCAAGCTCCCTGTCTCCTGACATGACCTCATGCGATTGGTCAAGGCAGTCAGCAGCCAAGATACCGGCTGGCAGTAAAAAATTGAATTTCAAACAAAAAGATGGCCAAATAACCGCTCAGTCGTAAATCTATTATTTTGGAATTATTGTGCAAGTCTCTGAAAATTCAATGAAGTTTCAGGTCAGATTACCAAGCCTCTGGAAGGGTTATGAAGGCACCGAAGGCCTCTTTGGAAAGCCCCTGCTGTTAGCTACAATGCTAAAAGGACACGACTGACAGCCAGAACAAGGCTAGGTTGAAGCGTCGCAGAGCAAACAATGATTACATGACTTGATCTGGAGATAATAAAATATGACATAAAACATGTAGTTTGTTTTTGCGCTGTAAACAAAGAAATCACAATTAGCGATTATGTAACGATAGTTACAGCCTCCGTGTAGGTAGTGCAAAATGATATCATAAAGTATCTTTAAAAATTTAACCGGGCCAGATTGGATTTTAGGCACTATTCATGACGACAAAACATACATTTGAATTAATGTTATAACAAAAACAGTTAAGAACACAAAATGTTGAGGTGAACAAAACCTGGATAGACAAAAAAGATTAGATTTTTCTTTGTTACTGACAAACTTTTACAGCTTGACACATAACCCTTTCACTGATCCTGGCATGGAAGCCCAGACAGTGCTGTGTAATGACATCATGGTGAATTAAGCATCTCAGAGGGCGTGGTCAGAGCTAATAAAACAGCGTACCTGGCAGGTGAGGGAGTTGACCTCTCTCTCGGCTTTGTGCAGCCGTCCGGTGAGCTGGCTGTTCTGCTCGTGTATCAGATGAAGCTCGCTCTCCATCCGCTCCAGCTGCAGACGCAACGACTGACGCTCCGCCTGTCACACCAACATCCAATCAGATCCaacaatcaacaacaaaaataaatgtttatagctaaataaaaaaggtaaaaaaagtgATCATCCAGCAGTTCAGTTAAATAATTGCTGCAGCGATAAACAATAAGGTTTAGCAGAAGAAAGTGCAGTTGCCTCACCTCCAGAGACTTGACAGCAGCCTGAGACTCTGTTAGTTGTCTGATCTGGATGCGCTGGACGTTCTCGGCCTGCTGGCCCGAGTTTTCTTTCTGGGCACGAAGCTCTGCCACCTCTGCCTCCAGGCCCTTCAGTCGCAGGTGGAGCTGGGCTTTCTCCCTCAGCAGAGCCTCCACTCGTTTCCCATCACGCAGTGGGTCTAAACTCTGGTACTGAGCCACCAGCTCCTCCCTGTCCTTCTCCAGATGAGCAATCTGACAACAGGAAGGGGCATCACTTAAACTAGTCTCTACTACCATTAGACACCAGTGTATACCGACAACTAGAAATGGCATAAACAATCAAAATGTTGACCAACCAAACAAGCCTACCTCTGCTTCATAGCGGATCCTTGTCTCCTCCAGTTTATGAGCATGTTCTTCTCTCTGGTGGTCAAACTGGGACTTGAGAAAGGTGAAGTCATAACGCAGCTTGTTGTACTCAGACCTGTACTTCTCTGTCTCCTACAAAGAACCATGAGTACACTTATTAACTCCAAATCagtcagagggaggaggagagagggagcaaTCAAGCAGACAAAATGGAAATTAGCTGCTGTTCTCTTGAAAGCAGAGATTCAAATGATTTCCATTCTCAAACGGCAATCAATGTGAATAGACGTTGCTATGGACTTAAGTCACAGCTGCTGATGCCAATTTAGAGCAGGTATTGAAAGGATAATACCAGCctttttccattttcattttGCAGCTGTTTATTCATGTACATtattaaaaaattatatttagtgGCATACTCCATAACAGTAAACATGAAGGAACATTCTGTTTTAGTATTATTTCacattgtttattgttttatatcagtGCTTGGCATCAGTACATGGCTTCCTGTCAATCATGACTCCCCCAAGCAGTACCTTAGGTTTCCACGGTGAATTAAACCCTtaacaatacatttattttaatttagaaCATCTTTGTTAGGGCAGGCCAACCATTCATGTCAATCACACCTAAATTTAGAttctaaaaatgttgaaaaatatgaTTTCATCCACATGCATTATATAACGGGGAAATTGTAAAACAGACAAAGTAGAAGTAAATGGATAGGGACTTTCAATGACACCAGTGTTCTCTCATTAGGTAccgttaataaaaaaaaaaaaaaaaatgtatggcaCTTAATATAAAACATACAGAAAAAGACAGACTGACCTCCTCCAGTTTATTGAACCTCTCTCTGACTGGAGCCTCCATCTCCTGCTGCACCTGAGCTCTGAGCAACTCCAGTCGCTGAGGGGTCATCACCtggcacacgcacacgcacacacacacacacacacacacacacacacacacacacacacacacacagagtggaagttaagttgcacagtgacaataaaaaaacaaaatttcaaACAAAACTCTCAACCACACCAGAAACAATGGTGTCCTTTTGTTCTGTAGTCCCCCACTTTGGTCAACAAAAGAACAGAAGAATTTCTTATTCCCTCGTGGTTCATTGTGTGCTATTTTGTTCTTTTCAGGCTTAATTTACCTGCAGTCGAAGCTCCTCTAGCTCCCTGGTTTTGTCCAGCAGTTCTCCTCGGAGCTcagccagcagcagctgcagtttCTCCTGCTGAGCCTGTCTGTCGCTCAGCAGGCGCTTCAGTTCACCCTGCACCCGGGTAAACTCATCCTGCAAGCTGCAAGAAAGATGCTGGAGCTGAGACTGAGCATAGTAAACTACCAACAGACACCTGAACAATATGGGAAACTGAAGTATGATGCATGGTGAAAAACAGAATTTAAGTGTTCttgatgtgtgtgtaaaagtacTGATAGATACATTTGTGtatattacattgaaaatgatAATTTCCTGTACTATACTGCCTGGAGAATGCCACTTTCAAGTCCTTGGGGAGTTTTAGGCAATACTCCTTCACATCcccatttacatttatgtaaataaagcaaCAAAATGAAAGTGCAATTAACAATTCAACTCTCTTTCTATTATAACTACAGACTTTGCTCAATAAAATTATAGCCAGTGTTAGTGTCGTTGACAATATGTGGTTATGGAGAGAGGTTTTCTTTTCACCGTTTTTTCTACTCCTGCAACCATACAATGTTCATATATAAATTATCCCTTTTATCCAGGGTTGATTCAGTGTGTTCCCTCATAATTAATATACAATATGAAACACAAGATAAGGACTGCTTAAGGATTAAAAGGTTAATATTAAAATCAGATTTACCTGGCGTGTTCAGCCTTAAGTGTCTGGTAGTTGGTCCTGTGTTTTTCACACTTCATCCTCTCATCGATCAGCATCTTCTGCAGCTCCATCTCTGCTCCTCCCAACCCAGCAGACAACCCCAGCATGGCTGCAGACTTCCCCATCCCAGGCTccaggtttgggaggagaggtGCCGAATGACCGAGGGCAGAAGAGGTCATCTCACCTCTGGAGGTTAAGGGCCAGAGACAAAAGGAGTTAAAGAAAAGCTGGGTGAACCAAGCAAATTAATTGATGTGTCTCTATCCAAAAAAAGAATAGGAGTTTTCAGTAAGCCTGTTCTTTAACTGTGACAAAAACTGCATGCACTTCCTCCAAGTGTGTTGAGGTGCTATTAGAGGGCAAGAATTAGTCCTAGCTTTGTTGTCAGTTACCATGGTGGTGGCTTTGAGAAGAGTCCCTCGGCTACTCGTTAAAATTGCAACCTCTCTGCAGTCAATGCAAGGCTCTGAATCAATCTCAAGTGATTCGTTATCTCCACTCCATGGTTGCTGTGGGTACGCGGTCTGTGATTGCAACCACTAAATCACTGAGGCAATTTAAGACCAATGTCACTATGTCAGAATAAATCAA from Perca fluviatilis chromosome 23, GENO_Pfluv_1.0, whole genome shotgun sequence encodes:
- the cep83 gene encoding centrosomal protein of 83 kDa isoform X1 is translated as MTSSALGHSAPLLPNLEPGMGKSAAMLGLSAGLGGAEMELQKMLIDERMKCEKHRTNYQTLKAEHASLQDEFTRVQGELKRLLSDRQAQQEKLQLLLAELRGELLDKTRELEELRLQVMTPQRLELLRAQVQQEMEAPVRERFNKLEEETEKYRSEYNKLRYDFTFLKSQFDHQREEHAHKLEETRIRYEAEIAHLEKDREELVAQYQSLDPLRDGKRVEALLREKAQLHLRLKGLEAEVAELRAQKENSGQQAENVQRIQIRQLTESQAAVKSLEAERQSLRLQLERMESELHLIHEQNSQLTGRLHKAEREVNSLTCQIESLKHSHKLELASVKLECARSKGELERERDALQGQIDGLQADVEVLKAAVARHKEVLLEKERELVRKVQSAREEEFRKTATLHEEKLEVENRLAALEQQRALQDATDQAQMEEWEERLRSTQQGEESARKELQNLRSKLQQQSSQLEELERQKAEVADLQQQNQELGVQLGTLSHSESDLMETNQRLRETLDRLREDLRTARAQAERSQQEAERLVEDRRVEWLEEKHQLQEREAELQQKYSQNKEKLQRAAVAQKKRKTLTENKEKRLQEKILLREAKIEELELEAAAAKKRSSFSEEHAQLNRRLKELQRRNNEFRRLLLGGQGPYSAGPHFLTSPTPFLLLGSEGPLANIPEEQHQRELSLLRRRLEDLESAQQQQLEELGSLVQRGQDPTPLPDL
- the cep83 gene encoding centrosomal protein of 83 kDa isoform X3 gives rise to the protein MTSSALGHSAPLLPNLEPGMGKSAAMLGLSAGLGGAEMELQKMLIDERMKCEKHRTNYQTLKAEHASLQDEFTRVQGELKRLLSDRQAQQEKLQLLLAELRGELLDKTRELEELRLQVMTPQRLELLRAQVQQEMEAPVRERFNKLEEETEKYRSEYNKLRYDFTFLKSQFDHQREEHAHKLEETRIRYEAEIAHLEKDREELVAQYQSLDPLRDGKRVEALLREKAQLHLRLKGLEAEVAELRAQKENSGQQAENVQRIQIRQLTESQAAVKSLEAERQSLRLQLERMESELHLIHEQNSQLTGRLHKAEREVNSLTCQIESLKHSHKLELASVKLECARSKGELERERDALQGQIDGLQADVEVLKAAVARHKEVLLEKERELVRKVQSAREEEFRKTATLHEEKLEVENRLAALEQQRALQDATDQAQMEEWEERLRSTQQGEESARKELQNLRSKLQQQSSQLEELERQKAEVADLQQQNQELGVQLGTLSHSESDLMETNQRLRETLDRLREDLRTARAQAERSQQEAERLVEDRRVEWLEEKHQLQEREAELQQKYSQNKEKLQRAAVAQKKVLLLIPMSSLSAVCENASNTFQREKNTDREQREETAREDPVAGGQDRRAGTGSCRSQKTFIFLRGARSTQ
- the cep83 gene encoding centrosomal protein of 83 kDa isoform X2 — its product is MTSSALGHSAPLLPNLEPGMGKSAAMLGLSAGLGGAEMELQKMLIDERMKCEKHRTNYQTLKAEHASLQDEFTRVQGELKRLLSDRQAQQEKLQLLLAELRGELLDKTRELEELRLQVMTPQRLELLRAQVQQEMEAPVRERFNKLEEETEKYRSEYNKLRYDFTFLKSQFDHQREEHAHKLEETRIRYEAEIAHLEKDREELVAQYQSLDPLRDGKRVEALLREKAQLHLRLKGLEAEVAELRAQKENSGQQAENVQRIQIRQLTESQAAVKSLEAERQSLRLQLERMESELHLIHEQNSQLTGRLHKAEREVNSLTCQIESLKHSHKLELASVKLECARSKGELERERDALQGQIDGLQADVEVLKAAVARHKEVLLEKERELVRKVQSAREEEFRKTATLHEEKLEVENRLAALEQQRALQDATDQAQMEEWEERLRSTQQGEESARKELQNLRSKLQQQSSQLEELERQKAEVADLQQNQELGVQLGTLSHSESDLMETNQRLRETLDRLREDLRTARAQAERSQQEAERLVEDRRVEWLEEKHQLQEREAELQQKYSQNKEKLQRAAVAQKKRKTLTENKEKRLQEKILLREAKIEELELEAAAAKKRSSFSEEHAQLNRRLKELQRRNNEFRRLLLGGQGPYSAGPHFLTSPTPFLLLGSEGPLANIPEEQHQRELSLLRRRLEDLESAQQQQLEELGSLVQRGQDPTPLPDL